From a region of the Micropterus dolomieu isolate WLL.071019.BEF.003 ecotype Adirondacks linkage group LG21, ASM2129224v1, whole genome shotgun sequence genome:
- the chek2 gene encoding serine/threonine-protein kinase Chk2, with amino-acid sequence MSEEVPHEGEQPQSESAQSTQSPSQAQSTQSTQSTQSPSQSKSQSQPGSSSSSAPTSASQSSSGSGTLSSVDTIPVTLPSVPEEPEPQPWGRLLPMARGFRSHDCLEDQYLFGRDSKCNYVLDDPDDRGSKRFRIYSKKHFRIYREGSEVFVEDYSNNGTFVDGNLIGKDRKLPLVNNAVLALSEPRNKVFVYIDLMSDDQSSLPKELRDKYLLTRRIGTGVCGEVKLAFERNTCRKFAVKIIQKKNFQSEGTATRNAKTEIEILQRVDHPCLIKTEDFYQTEDSYYIVLELMEGGELFQRVKSQQQLDESVAKLYFYQMLRAVQYLHSNGIIHRDLKPENILLASQDSVCLIKVTDFNQSRILEEAMLMRTLCGTPSYLAPEVFTNASTTGYGLAVDAWSLGVLLFVCLGGYPPFHENFGHQSITEQIIRGEFTMVPSKWRHISDQAKDMVRKLLVVDPSKRMTIEEALQHPWLQDQEMLEKAQRLMYPPADAPDAPADAHAAPPPAPPADAPADAHADVPADAPAAPPADAPAAPPADAPPQPEAASASGGPRRKRRRDGDKEEEHPAKRSQAPPRAPL; translated from the exons atGTCTGAAGAGGTTCCACATGAGGGGGAGCAGCCCCAGTCCGAGTCCGCCCAGTCCACCCAGTCCCCGTCCCAGGCCCAGTCCACCCAGTCCACCCAGTCCACCCAGTCCCCGTCCCAGTCTAAGTCCCAGTCCCAGCCTGGTTCCAGTTCTTCCAGCGCGCCGACCTCTGCCAGCCAGTCTTCCAGCGGCTCGGGGACGCTGAGCAGCGTGGACACCATCCCCGTCACCCTGCCGTCCGTCCCCGAGGAGCCCGAACCACAACCCTGGGGCCGCCTGCTGCCCATGGCCCGAGGCTTCAGGAGCCATG acTGCTTGGAGGACCAGTACCTGTTTGGGCGGGACTCCAAGTGTAACTATGTTCTGGATGATCCGGATGACCGAGGATCCAAAAGGTTTAGAATCTACAGCAAGAAACACTTCAGGATCTACAGA gagGGCAGCGAGGTGTTCGTGGAGGACTACAGTAACAACGGGACGTTTGTGGACGGGAACCTGATCGGTAAAGACCGGAAGCTTCCTCTGGTCAACAACGCTGTGCTCGCCCTGTCTGAACCACGAAACAAAG ttttCGTTTACATAGACCTCATGTCCGATGACCAGTCCAGCTTACCCAAAGAGCTTCGGGACAAATACCTTCTGACAAGACGCATCGGCAC aggaGTGTGCGGGGAAGTCAAACTGGCGTTCGAGCgtaacacctgcaggaagttcGCCGTGAAAATAATTCAGAAGAAGAACTTTCAGTCTGAAGGG ACAGCGACACGGAACGCGAAGACAGAGATCGAGATTCTGCAGAGGGTCGACCAT CCTTGCCTGATAAAGACGGAGGACTTCTATCAGACGGAGGACAGTTACTACATCGTGTTGGAGCT gaTGGAAGGGGGAGAGTTATTCCAAAGAGTGAAGTCTCAGCAGCAGCTCGACGAGTCCGTCGCCAAACTCTACTTCTACCAGATGCTGAGAGCCGTCCAG TACCTCCACAGTAACGGGATCATCCACAGAGACCTGAAACCAGAGAACATCCTGCTGGCCTCACAGGACAGCGTCTGTCTCATCAAG gtgaCGGACTTTAACCAGTCCAGGATCTTGGAGGAGGCCATGTTGATGAGGACTCTCTGTGGGACTCCTTCTTACTTGGCTCCTGAAGTCTTCACTAACGCCTCCACCACAGGATATGGCCTCGCCGTGGACGCCTGGAGCCTCGGAGTCCTGCTCTTCGTCTG TCTGGGCGGTTATCCTCCCTTTCATGAGAACTTTGGTCATCAGTCCATCACCGAACAGATCATTCGTGGCGAGTTCACCATGGTTCCTTCCAAGTGGAGACACATCTCTGACCAAG ccaaGGACATGGTGAGGAAGCTGCTTGTTGTTGATCCCAGTAAGAGGATGACTATAGAGGAGGCTCTGCAGCACCCCTGGTTACAG GATCAAGAGATGTTGGAGAAGGCGCAAAGACTCATGTACCCTCCTGCTGATGCGCCTGATGCTCCTGCTGATGCAcatgctgctcctcctcctgcacctcCTGCTGATGCACCCGCTGATGCACATGCTGATGTTCCTGCTgatgctcctgctgctcctcctgctgatgctcctgctgctcctcctgctgatGCTCCACCCCAGCCGGAGGCGGCGTCAGCTTCAGGAGGCCCCCGGAGGAAACGAAGACGAGATGGAGACAAAGAGGAGGAACATCCTGCCAAACGGAGCCAAGCCCCGCCCCGTGCCCCACTGTAA